One segment of Niabella beijingensis DNA contains the following:
- a CDS encoding SusD/RagB family nutrient-binding outer membrane lipoprotein, with amino-acid sequence MKKILLGLITMSLLFSSCKKNLDNEFFNPENYDKTGNLFGGLFTRTMFNWKIYVQDYGEYWWEIAGSGAMGVLGYTQVSQRYITNRYDWFGSYDDLSGTNGFGNATSLWQGRLGSFYTGLNTWAVMKDNLTKVSGQELDDNQIYFELTSVIKDYAALLAVDFYNSIPYSEAFKGSERVFFPKYDDPKGIYVGVLDELKRISEELPAVYDKMSASAKATFNTQDIAFKGDLNKWIQYINAIRLKYALRISGVEEQTAKTHIQDVLSKNNLPAADMVFVMPYALDPRNGGEWVRGLNEGWPGTFIPDIIMRRMNKNNVLYEAGTDDPRLPVIAFPTNKSNLTATPAVGAYQGVNMNADGQKPGYDGGERYYTGGILGDINEHLAQNSRSLYNFVTITLNDKFPVYMMSLAEVDLLLAEIAAKNLGSTGKSAGEHVKDAITHSTDFWYARNAESSYVTNVPVLHPGKPSSATIAMYADSLSARVNNRGALEEKMELIMQQKFIHLNVMCPYELWTEQRRTRHPKLEPLTFNTKVMKPFPERLRYPTAEQQNNPDNYNTVKGEDNFTSPIFWVPQNLRTVNPYWDNYNYE; translated from the coding sequence ATGAAAAAGATATTATTAGGATTGATAACGATGTCATTATTATTTTCTTCTTGTAAGAAGAATTTAGATAATGAATTTTTCAATCCAGAAAACTACGATAAAACGGGAAATCTTTTTGGAGGACTCTTTACACGTACCATGTTTAACTGGAAAATCTATGTGCAGGATTATGGTGAATATTGGTGGGAAATTGCCGGTAGTGGAGCTATGGGTGTATTGGGGTACACTCAGGTGTCTCAACGATATATCACGAATCGATACGACTGGTTTGGCAGTTATGATGACCTGAGCGGAACAAACGGATTTGGAAATGCTACTTCTTTATGGCAGGGCCGACTGGGCTCATTTTACACCGGACTAAATACATGGGCAGTAATGAAGGATAATCTGACAAAGGTTTCGGGGCAGGAGCTGGATGACAATCAGATTTATTTCGAGCTTACTTCAGTAATAAAAGATTATGCTGCACTACTTGCAGTTGATTTTTATAACTCAATCCCTTATTCAGAGGCGTTCAAGGGCTCTGAGCGGGTTTTTTTCCCCAAGTACGATGATCCCAAAGGTATCTATGTAGGTGTTTTAGATGAACTAAAACGTATATCCGAAGAATTGCCTGCAGTTTATGATAAAATGTCGGCATCTGCTAAAGCGACTTTTAATACCCAGGACATAGCGTTCAAGGGTGATTTAAATAAATGGATCCAATATATTAATGCGATCCGGCTTAAATATGCGCTTCGGATTTCAGGTGTGGAAGAGCAGACTGCAAAAACGCATATACAGGATGTTTTATCTAAAAATAATTTACCCGCTGCTGATATGGTTTTTGTAATGCCTTATGCACTGGACCCAAGGAATGGCGGAGAATGGGTAAGAGGGCTTAATGAAGGCTGGCCGGGAACCTTTATTCCAGACATTATCATGCGACGCATGAATAAGAATAATGTCTTGTATGAAGCAGGGACTGATGATCCCCGCTTGCCTGTTATTGCCTTTCCTACGAATAAAAGTAATTTGACAGCGACTCCTGCTGTTGGGGCTTATCAAGGGGTGAATATGAATGCAGATGGGCAGAAACCCGGATATGATGGCGGCGAACGTTATTATACAGGCGGCATTCTTGGGGATATTAATGAACATCTCGCACAAAATTCAAGGTCGCTTTATAATTTTGTAACCATCACGCTTAATGATAAATTTCCGGTTTATATGATGTCATTGGCAGAGGTCGATTTGCTACTGGCTGAAATTGCTGCAAAAAACCTGGGGTCAACGGGAAAATCTGCGGGAGAGCATGTTAAGGACGCTATAACCCATTCCACAGACTTTTGGTATGCCAGAAACGCAGAAAGTAGTTATGTAACAAATGTGCCTGTGCTACATCCGGGCAAACCTTCCTCAGCAACTATAGCAATGTATGCCGATTCCTTGTCCGCAAGAGTGAATAATAGAGGGGCCCTGGAAGAAAAAATGGAGCTGATTATGCAGCAAAAATTTATTCACTTAAATGTGATGTGTCCATATGAATTATGGACCGAGCAAAGAAGAACCAGACATCCGAAGTTGGAACCGCTCACTTTCAATACAAAGGTAATGAAACCGTTCCCTGAGAGGTTGCGATATCCCACAGCAGAACAACAAAACAATCCTGATAACTATAATACAGTAAAAGGGGAGGATAATTTTACCAGCCCTATATTTTGGGTACCTCAAAATCTAAGAACTGTAAATCCATATTGGGATAATTACAATTACGAATAA
- a CDS encoding glycoside hydrolase family 3 C-terminal domain-containing protein, protein MEQRVQDLLRRMTPEEKFWQLFMIPGDLEKATPGQYKNGLFGFQVNAATSGNGDAAQQLLRYNSGKENAAGLAKKINGIQRYFVEKTRLGIPLIFFDEALHGLIRDEATAFPQAIALAATFDTLTMQRVANAIADETKQRGIRQILTPVVNLASDVRWGRTEETYGEDPFLTSEMAVAFVSAFEKKNIITTPKHFVANVGEGGRDSYPIHFGEHYLEETHFLPFKACFSRGGSRSVMTAYNSLDGTACTANSWLLNTKLKKEWGFNGFVISDAGATGGALVLHHTAKDYPESGAQAISGGLDVIFQTDYQHYKLFDTPFYDGRISAERIDDAVARVLRAKFELGLFENPYVNEKAAAIKTDHKPLAKQAAMESMVLLKNEKNRLPLSTGIKKLAVIGTDAIEARLGGYSGPGINKVSILDGLKEKLTPATELLYAPGPGRKEQAWELFPENWLWHSEGKQLKPGLSFVVFDNIRMEGKPVTQGIDRTVDKLWTLSRPAAQLQQDFYSVQWTGVIKPSVSGSYKIGLSGNDGFRLYLDDLLVIDNWKKGSFNTMLTPVSFEKAHSYKIKIEYYEPVGNGKLQLVFEPADDRREKVKEAVALAGKADAVVVVAGIEEGEFRDRAMLSLPGMQEQLIKEVAETGKPVIVVLIGGSAITMNNWIDKVDAALMAWYPGEEGGHAITDVLTGAYNPAGRLPVTFPLNEAQLPLVYNHKPTGRGDDYVNLSGRPLFPFGFGLSYTRFEYSDLRLDRKTISSSDSVYIRFTIKNTGSKTGAEVPQLYIRDDESSLAQPVLSLKGFKRVLLKPGETRELDFLIRPGLLQILNGQMQWVVEPGNFSIMIGASSADIRLRTTLKVQ, encoded by the coding sequence GTGGAACAACGGGTTCAGGACCTGCTGCGCCGTATGACGCCGGAGGAAAAATTCTGGCAGTTGTTTATGATACCCGGTGATCTGGAAAAAGCAACACCGGGTCAATATAAAAACGGACTCTTTGGCTTTCAGGTAAACGCTGCCACCTCCGGAAATGGTGATGCTGCACAACAACTGCTCCGCTATAACAGCGGAAAGGAAAATGCAGCGGGACTGGCAAAAAAGATCAATGGTATTCAGCGGTATTTTGTTGAAAAAACAAGACTGGGGATCCCTCTGATCTTTTTTGATGAAGCCCTTCATGGTCTGATCCGGGACGAGGCCACGGCCTTCCCCCAGGCAATTGCCCTGGCGGCAACCTTTGATACATTGACAATGCAACGGGTGGCGAATGCGATTGCAGACGAAACAAAACAACGGGGCATACGGCAGATACTGACCCCGGTAGTAAACCTCGCGAGCGATGTACGCTGGGGCAGAACGGAAGAGACCTACGGAGAAGACCCTTTTCTGACCAGCGAAATGGCCGTGGCATTTGTAAGTGCCTTTGAAAAGAAAAATATTATTACCACGCCCAAACATTTTGTGGCAAACGTGGGTGAAGGAGGGAGGGATAGCTATCCCATTCATTTTGGCGAACATTATCTTGAGGAAACTCATTTTCTGCCTTTTAAAGCCTGCTTTTCGAGAGGTGGCAGCCGGTCCGTGATGACCGCATATAATTCCCTTGACGGAACTGCCTGTACTGCTAATTCCTGGTTATTGAATACAAAGTTGAAAAAAGAATGGGGGTTTAATGGTTTTGTGATCTCAGACGCCGGAGCGACAGGTGGGGCACTGGTGTTGCATCATACGGCAAAGGATTATCCCGAATCGGGAGCACAGGCGATCAGCGGAGGGCTGGATGTTATTTTCCAGACAGATTACCAGCATTATAAATTATTTGATACGCCATTTTATGACGGGCGGATCAGTGCAGAACGGATCGATGATGCAGTGGCGCGGGTGCTCCGGGCTAAATTTGAACTGGGTCTGTTTGAAAACCCCTATGTGAACGAAAAGGCTGCGGCAATAAAAACGGATCACAAGCCGCTGGCAAAACAGGCGGCCATGGAGTCAATGGTGTTGCTAAAGAATGAGAAGAACCGGCTGCCTCTTTCCACAGGTATTAAAAAACTGGCGGTAATCGGAACGGACGCCATTGAAGCAAGACTGGGAGGATACAGCGGCCCGGGTATTAATAAGGTCTCGATATTGGATGGATTGAAAGAAAAGCTGACACCTGCTACGGAACTATTGTATGCCCCGGGGCCAGGCAGAAAAGAACAGGCATGGGAGCTTTTTCCGGAAAACTGGTTGTGGCACAGCGAGGGAAAGCAACTGAAACCGGGATTAAGCTTCGTGGTATTTGACAATATCCGCATGGAGGGGAAGCCGGTAACCCAAGGCATTGATAGAACAGTGGACAAACTGTGGACCTTGTCCCGACCCGCAGCGCAATTACAGCAGGACTTTTATTCCGTGCAATGGACTGGGGTGATAAAACCGTCCGTATCGGGCAGCTATAAAATAGGACTCAGCGGCAATGACGGTTTCCGCCTATACTTAGATGACCTGCTGGTGATTGATAACTGGAAAAAAGGTTCGTTCAATACAATGCTCACTCCCGTTTCTTTTGAGAAAGCCCATTCTTATAAAATAAAAATAGAGTATTACGAGCCTGTGGGCAATGGTAAACTTCAGCTGGTTTTTGAACCGGCAGATGACCGCAGAGAAAAAGTAAAAGAAGCGGTGGCGTTGGCAGGAAAAGCTGATGCCGTGGTAGTAGTAGCGGGCATTGAAGAAGGGGAATTCCGCGACAGGGCGATGTTATCGTTGCCGGGGATGCAGGAACAATTGATAAAAGAAGTGGCAGAAACGGGTAAACCGGTTATTGTAGTATTGATCGGAGGAAGTGCCATCACTATGAATAACTGGATCGATAAGGTGGATGCTGCTCTGATGGCCTGGTATCCGGGTGAGGAAGGCGGACATGCCATAACAGATGTGTTGACCGGAGCCTATAACCCTGCCGGGCGATTGCCGGTTACATTTCCATTAAATGAAGCACAACTGCCGCTGGTTTACAATCATAAGCCAACCGGCCGCGGTGATGATTATGTAAATTTATCCGGCCGGCCACTTTTCCCTTTTGGTTTCGGATTAAGTTATACCCGATTTGAATATAGTGATCTGAGGCTGGACCGGAAAACCATTAGCTCCTCCGATTCTGTTTATATACGTTTTACCATAAAAAATACAGGCAGTAAAACCGGGGCGGAAGTCCCACAATTATATATCAGGGATGATGAATCTTCCCTGGCACAACCAGTGCTGTCTTTAAAAGGGTTCAAAAGAGTGCTTCTGAAGCCGGGCGAGACCCGGGAACTGGATTTTTTGATCCGCCCCGGGTTATTACAAATACTGAACGGGCAGATGCAGTGGGTTGTGGAACCCGGCAACTTCAGTATTATGATCGGTGCTTCATCAGCGGATATCCGGTTAAGAACAACATTGAAGGTTCAGTAA
- a CDS encoding asparaginase domain-containing protein: protein MAIRIFITGGTFDKEYNMLNGELYFKDTHLHDLLEKGRNTVPVEIRTLMMVDSLEMTDEDRLLIAHQCEQCEEEQIVITHGTDTMSVTAQLLASRIQDKTIVLTGAMIPIKFGSSDGLFNLGSAVAFAQSLPHGVYVAMNGRYFKADNVRKNRQTGVFEEVR, encoded by the coding sequence ATGGCAATACGTATTTTTATAACCGGCGGCACTTTTGACAAGGAATACAATATGCTGAACGGGGAACTTTATTTTAAAGACACCCACCTGCATGATCTTCTGGAGAAAGGCCGTAACACGGTCCCGGTTGAGATCCGGACGCTGATGATGGTGGACAGTCTTGAAATGACCGACGAAGACCGCCTTCTTATCGCCCATCAGTGCGAACAATGCGAGGAAGAACAGATTGTAATCACTCATGGTACCGATACCATGTCGGTTACGGCCCAATTGCTGGCCAGCCGGATCCAGGACAAGACCATTGTTCTTACGGGAGCCATGATCCCCATTAAATTCGGCAGCTCCGACGGCCTCTTTAACCTCGGCAGTGCGGTCGCCTTTGCACAATCCCTTCCGCATGGTGTTTATGTTGCCATGAATGGCCGCTATTTCAAAGCGGATAATGTACGTAAGAACCGACAAACCGGTGTGTTTGAAGAAGTGCGGTAA
- a CDS encoding GNAT family N-acetyltransferase, with the protein MIRLRPFIQADFGTFISWMDSAETVMQIAGSWLRFPVTPAQLEASAADPNRHSFAVTDAQTNILIGHCELYQQEHSVKIGKVVIGNRAYRGRGLCTPLMEQLLQVAFEQFRAPLVELNVFDWNTSAIRCYERCGFEINPGAETLKEVNGKTWRTYNMILSRDKWRSTI; encoded by the coding sequence ATGATCCGATTACGACCTTTTATCCAAGCTGATTTTGGCACTTTTATATCCTGGATGGATAGTGCGGAAACGGTGATGCAGATCGCCGGCAGCTGGCTCCGGTTTCCGGTAACACCAGCACAGCTGGAAGCTTCCGCCGCCGACCCCAACCGGCACTCATTCGCTGTTACCGACGCACAAACAAATATACTTATCGGGCACTGTGAACTTTATCAGCAGGAACATTCGGTAAAGATCGGGAAAGTGGTTATCGGCAACAGGGCCTATCGTGGTCGTGGTCTTTGCACACCGTTGATGGAGCAACTGTTGCAGGTCGCCTTCGAACAGTTCCGGGCTCCGCTGGTAGAGCTGAACGTGTTCGACTGGAATACTTCCGCCATCCGATGCTATGAACGATGTGGCTTTGAAATAAATCCCGGAGCAGAAACCCTGAAGGAAGTGAACGGTAAAACCTGGCGGACCTATAACATGATCCTTTCCCGTGATAAATGGCGCAGCACTATATAA
- a CDS encoding Na+/H+ antiporter — MIESRLLLILTMLFVITMLTMLGNKLKISYPIFLVIAGLIISMVPGTPEIKINPEIVFLIFLPPVLFSAAMQMPWIDFWKLRRRIALLGFGLVFFTSTIIAFLSQALIPGFTLALGFVLGGIISPPDAVAATSVLKGLKVPRGVVNLLEGESLVNDASSLIVYRFALLAVISGQFNAWDATQSFFIVAGMGALIGLAIAAVIYLIHRFFPTTTAIDTAFTLISPYVMYLVAEHFQCSGVLSVVAGGLFLSYHSHRMFTYQSRINTTSVWSTLTFLLNGFIFILIGLQMPFIVSNFTKNTVKEALVYGLIISLAVIVIRIVWVYTSNYIRLRIKRKWGPSVVVPSNKETFLVAWCGMRGVVSLAAALAIPFYLKEGVEFPYRYLILFITFVVIIVTLVLQGLTISPLIRLLKIKDGSEDKLQEENQQLKLELATRALEYIDRNYKKELEHSEPFLLTRNRYSHMIDAAKRKLGMAAELPATEDPMPKFRQLLLELIDLKRKELTNYRINRRFSETLIKEKEWELDLEEARLRSRKK, encoded by the coding sequence ATGATTGAAAGTCGACTCTTACTGATCCTTACGATGCTTTTTGTGATCACCATGCTTACGATGCTGGGCAACAAGCTTAAAATATCCTACCCGATATTTCTGGTGATCGCCGGGCTGATCATCAGCATGGTGCCGGGTACACCGGAAATAAAGATCAATCCGGAGATCGTATTCCTGATCTTTCTTCCCCCGGTGTTGTTCTCAGCTGCCATGCAAATGCCCTGGATCGACTTCTGGAAATTAAGACGGCGTATTGCCCTGCTGGGCTTTGGACTGGTCTTTTTTACCTCCACCATTATTGCATTCCTTTCGCAGGCGCTGATCCCGGGTTTTACGCTGGCACTGGGATTTGTACTGGGGGGTATTATTTCGCCGCCGGATGCTGTGGCGGCCACATCCGTGTTAAAAGGACTTAAGGTTCCGCGCGGTGTGGTGAACCTGCTTGAAGGTGAAAGTCTGGTCAACGATGCCTCCAGCCTTATTGTATACCGGTTTGCGTTGCTTGCTGTGATCTCCGGTCAGTTCAATGCCTGGGATGCCACCCAAAGTTTTTTTATCGTGGCCGGGATGGGAGCGCTCATTGGTCTGGCAATCGCCGCAGTCATCTACCTGATCCACCGTTTCTTTCCTACCACTACCGCGATCGATACTGCTTTTACGCTGATATCTCCTTACGTGATGTACCTGGTAGCAGAACATTTTCAGTGCTCGGGGGTGCTTTCTGTGGTGGCCGGCGGATTGTTTTTAAGCTATCACTCACACCGAATGTTCACTTATCAATCGCGGATCAATACCACCAGCGTATGGAGTACGCTCACTTTTCTGCTCAATGGCTTTATATTTATACTTATCGGGCTTCAGATGCCGTTTATTGTTTCCAACTTTACAAAGAACACCGTCAAGGAGGCACTAGTATACGGGCTCATCATCAGTCTGGCCGTGATCGTCATCCGCATTGTATGGGTGTATACCTCCAATTACATCCGGCTGCGCATAAAAAGAAAATGGGGCCCTTCGGTGGTGGTTCCATCCAACAAGGAAACCTTTCTTGTTGCCTGGTGTGGGATGCGTGGTGTGGTATCACTGGCTGCGGCACTGGCCATCCCGTTTTATCTGAAGGAAGGCGTTGAATTTCCTTACCGGTACCTGATCCTTTTTATCACTTTTGTGGTCATCATTGTTACCTTGGTATTGCAGGGGCTTACCATTTCGCCACTTATACGGCTGCTAAAGATCAAAGACGGAAGTGAAGACAAACTACAGGAGGAAAACCAGCAACTGAAACTGGAACTGGCAACACGTGCACTGGAGTATATCGACAGGAATTACAAGAAAGAACTGGAGCACAGCGAGCCGTTCCTGCTGACCCGGAACCGCTACAGTCATATGATCGATGCCGCAAAAAGAAAACTGGGAATGGCCGCTGAATTGCCCGCCACGGAGGACCCGATGCCAAAATTCCGCCAGTTGCTGCTGGAACTGATCGATCTTAAAAGAAAAGAACTGACCAATTACCGCATCAACCGGCGTTTTAGTGAAACACTTATTAAAGAAAAGGAATGGGAGCTCGATCTGGAAGAGGCCCGGTTAAGAAGCAGAAAAAAATGA
- a CDS encoding NAD(P)/FAD-dependent oxidoreductase — MEKTSATKKVVVIGGGFAGLNLVMQLKNKPGFEVTLVDKNNYNFFPPLLYQVATGFLEPSSISYPFRRFLRGKYNVRFRMADLLKIVPEENKVVLSNGTLSYDYLVMATGAESNFFGMVNVERSAIPMKTLSDALYMRNTLLDRLEEATRINDMDRMKKLATIVVAGAGPTGVELSGMFAEMRSKIIRKDYPELSGRHIGDIYLVDGGKAVLGPMSVKSQQYSKESLEKLGVKVKLGVTVKEFKDDTVYLSDDTTISTATLIWAAGVTAKTFAGFPTEIYGRSRRMIVDAFNKIEGFSNIYALGDTCFQTTDPAFPNGHPQLAQVAIQQAKNLGKNLVLPKERWKPFRYVDKGSMAIIGRNKAVADIEKPKLHFNGFIAWMVWLFIHVMSLLNFRNRLRTLYNWVGAYFTMDQYFRMIIKPEDREPEPEN; from the coding sequence ATGGAAAAGACATCCGCAACAAAAAAAGTAGTCGTAATCGGCGGCGGTTTTGCCGGGCTTAACCTGGTAATGCAGTTAAAGAACAAACCGGGTTTTGAGGTAACGCTGGTCGACAAAAACAATTATAACTTCTTCCCTCCCCTGCTCTACCAGGTAGCTACGGGCTTCCTGGAACCCTCCAGTATCAGTTATCCCTTCCGCCGTTTTTTAAGAGGCAAGTATAACGTGCGCTTCCGCATGGCCGACCTGCTGAAAATAGTGCCGGAAGAGAACAAGGTCGTGCTTTCAAACGGAACACTTTCCTACGACTACCTGGTAATGGCAACCGGTGCCGAAAGTAATTTTTTCGGGATGGTAAATGTGGAGCGCAGCGCGATACCCATGAAAACCCTCAGTGATGCCCTGTACATGCGCAATACCCTGCTCGACCGTCTGGAGGAAGCTACCCGGATCAATGATATGGACCGGATGAAAAAACTGGCCACCATTGTAGTGGCCGGTGCGGGACCCACCGGGGTGGAGCTGTCGGGAATGTTTGCGGAAATGCGCAGTAAGATCATCCGCAAAGATTATCCGGAACTTTCCGGCCGACATATCGGGGACATATACCTGGTGGATGGCGGCAAGGCGGTGCTGGGCCCTATGTCTGTAAAATCACAGCAATACTCCAAAGAATCCCTTGAAAAGCTAGGCGTAAAAGTAAAACTGGGTGTTACTGTAAAAGAGTTCAAGGATGACACGGTGTATTTATCGGATGATACCACTATTTCAACCGCCACACTTATCTGGGCGGCAGGGGTTACAGCAAAAACATTCGCTGGCTTTCCCACGGAAATATACGGCCGCAGCCGTCGTATGATCGTGGACGCTTTTAATAAGATCGAAGGCTTTTCCAATATCTACGCGCTTGGAGATACCTGCTTCCAGACAACCGACCCGGCCTTTCCGAATGGCCATCCCCAGCTGGCGCAGGTAGCGATCCAGCAGGCAAAAAACCTGGGAAAGAACCTGGTATTGCCGAAAGAACGCTGGAAGCCCTTCCGCTATGTGGATAAGGGATCCATGGCCATTATCGGCCGGAACAAAGCCGTTGCGGATATTGAAAAGCCCAAGCTGCATTTTAATGGGTTTATTGCCTGGATGGTTTGGCTGTTCATTCACGTAATGTCCCTGCTCAACTTCCGCAACCGGTTGAGGACCCTCTATAACTGGGTGGGTGCTTATTTTACCATGGACCAGTATTTCCGTATGATCATCAAACCGGAAGACCGGGAGCCGGAGCCGGAAAATTAG
- the mqnC gene encoding cyclic dehypoxanthinyl futalosine synthase translates to MVLQDLYKKAAAFEFLSVEEGMFLYHHAPLADLMFIADELRKQQVPHGKVTWQIDRNVNTTNVCIANCKFCNFFRIPGHPEAYITDMDTYRKKIEETIRYGGDQLLLQGGHHPELGLQFYVDTFRQLKAEFPDIRLHALGPPEVAHITKLEKSTHREVLKALKEAGLDSLPGAGAEILIDRVRRLISKGKCGAQEWLDIMHEAHKLDITTSATMMFGHVETIEERFEHLVKIREVQSRKPEGTNGFLAFIAWTFQDVDTLLTRIRGVHNLTTTEEYIKMVALSRIMLPNIKNIQASWLTVGKATAQLCLHAGANDFGSIMIEENVVSAAGAPHRFTYKSIQEAIREAGFEPQLRTQKYEWRKIPETIVEQVVNY, encoded by the coding sequence ATGGTTTTACAAGATCTTTATAAAAAAGCAGCCGCATTTGAGTTTTTGAGTGTGGAGGAAGGCATGTTTCTTTATCATCATGCGCCGCTGGCCGACCTGATGTTTATTGCAGATGAGCTGCGGAAACAGCAGGTGCCTCATGGAAAAGTTACCTGGCAGATCGATCGTAATGTAAATACGACCAATGTATGTATCGCCAACTGTAAGTTCTGCAATTTTTTCCGCATCCCGGGGCATCCGGAGGCCTATATCACTGATATGGATACCTACCGCAAAAAAATTGAGGAAACGATCCGGTATGGCGGCGACCAGTTATTGTTACAGGGCGGACACCATCCCGAACTTGGTCTTCAGTTTTATGTGGACACATTCCGGCAGCTGAAAGCCGAATTCCCTGATATCCGGCTGCATGCCCTCGGACCACCTGAAGTGGCCCATATCACCAAACTGGAAAAAAGCACACACCGGGAGGTACTGAAGGCGTTGAAAGAGGCCGGACTGGATTCCCTTCCCGGAGCGGGGGCGGAGATCCTGATCGACCGGGTACGCCGGCTTATCAGCAAAGGAAAATGTGGCGCACAGGAGTGGCTGGATATCATGCATGAGGCACATAAGCTGGACATCACCACCTCCGCTACCATGATGTTTGGCCATGTGGAAACCATCGAAGAACGTTTTGAACACCTGGTAAAGATCCGCGAAGTGCAAAGCCGCAAACCGGAGGGAACCAATGGATTCCTGGCCTTTATTGCCTGGACCTTCCAGGATGTGGATACCCTGCTGACCCGTATACGCGGTGTGCACAACCTTACCACCACGGAAGAATACATCAAGATGGTGGCATTGAGCCGCATCATGCTGCCGAATATCAAGAACATACAGGCATCCTGGCTCACCGTAGGGAAGGCGACGGCGCAGCTCTGTCTTCATGCAGGAGCCAATGATTTCGGAAGTATTATGATTGAGGAAAATGTGGTAAGTGCCGCGGGAGCTCCTCACCGCTTTACTTACAAATCCATACAGGAAGCGATTCGTGAAGCAGGGTTTGAGCCTCAATTACGTACCCAGAAATACGAATGGCGGAAAATACCGGAAACCATCGTGGAGCAAGTGGTGAATTACTAA
- a CDS encoding HesB/IscA family protein translates to MTESIKNTIPGNIYVSESAKKRIREILAEKEAEDDKAYFLRVSVVSGGCSGLSYKLDFDSEQKPMDQVFEDNGVKVVTDMKSLLYLLDTTLEFSDGLSGKGFYFNNPNASRTCACGESFAV, encoded by the coding sequence ATGACAGAGAGCATAAAAAATACGATCCCCGGCAACATCTATGTAAGCGAAAGCGCAAAAAAGCGTATCCGGGAGATCCTGGCTGAAAAAGAAGCTGAAGACGACAAAGCGTATTTTTTACGGGTGAGCGTGGTGAGCGGCGGTTGTTCCGGGCTGAGTTATAAGCTGGACTTTGACAGCGAACAAAAACCGATGGACCAGGTGTTCGAGGACAATGGCGTTAAAGTTGTTACCGATATGAAGAGTCTTCTTTACCTTTTAGACACCACCCTGGAGTTTTCCGACGGGTTAAGTGGCAAAGGGTTTTATTTCAATAATCCCAATGCGTCCCGGACCTGCGCCTGCGGGGAAAGTTTTGCCGTTTAG
- a CDS encoding TerC/Alx family metal homeostasis membrane protein, with amino-acid sequence MTQEQITYLVFGIVIVLALIFDLGLLSKKNKVVTIKQALLQTIFWVALSMCFFGFVWFEDGKTFALEYISAYLMEWSLSVDNIFVFILIFSSFGVKEKHYGRVLLLGILMAIVFRIIFITVGVALVERFHFVLYVFGGFLLYTGIKMFSSGEGNEKDPHDYAIYKWIKKVIPLVPHDGDGKFSVIENGKKKYTLLFVVVLMLAGIDLVFALDSIPAVMGISRHPMVIYTSNIFAVLGLRSLFFLLRGAVNKFDYLQQGIAIVLVFIGLKMLGEHWINQWLNKQQQVGISLGVIILCIVGSILFSIYKKKKGVPDEVEDGSINL; translated from the coding sequence ATGACACAAGAGCAGATTACCTACCTGGTTTTCGGGATCGTAATAGTATTGGCGTTGATTTTTGACCTGGGCCTGCTGAGTAAGAAGAATAAAGTGGTTACGATCAAACAGGCGCTGCTCCAGACGATCTTTTGGGTGGCACTGTCCATGTGTTTTTTCGGATTTGTATGGTTTGAGGATGGCAAAACCTTTGCGTTGGAGTACATCAGCGCTTACCTGATGGAATGGAGCCTCAGCGTGGACAATATCTTTGTGTTTATCCTGATCTTTTCCTCCTTTGGAGTCAAAGAAAAACACTATGGCCGGGTACTGCTGCTGGGCATCCTGATGGCCATTGTTTTCCGCATCATATTCATAACAGTAGGGGTGGCATTGGTGGAACGCTTCCATTTTGTGCTGTACGTATTTGGGGGTTTTCTTTTGTATACCGGTATCAAGATGTTCTCTTCGGGAGAAGGAAATGAAAAAGATCCGCACGATTATGCCATTTATAAATGGATCAAAAAGGTAATACCACTGGTGCCGCACGACGGGGATGGTAAATTCTCCGTGATCGAGAACGGAAAAAAGAAATATACCCTGCTTTTTGTGGTGGTGCTGATGCTGGCAGGGATCGATCTGGTATTTGCCCTGGATTCCATTCCTGCGGTAATGGGTATTTCCCGGCATCCCATGGTGATCTATACCTCCAATATTTTTGCCGTCCTCGGTCTGCGTTCGCTTTTCTTCCTGCTGAGAGGCGCAGTGAATAAATTTGACTATCTCCAGCAGGGAATTGCCATTGTACTGGTGTTCATCGGCCTGAAAATGCTGGGCGAACACTGGATCAACCAGTGGCTCAATAAGCAACAACAGGTGGGCATTTCTCTCGGTGTGATCATACTTTGTATTGTCGGCAGCATTCTTTTTTCCATTTATAAAAAAAAGAAGGGGGTGCCGGATGAAGTGGAAGATGGCAGCATAAATTTGTAG